Proteins encoded together in one Micromonospora kangleipakensis window:
- a CDS encoding helix-turn-helix domain-containing protein — protein sequence MSERRSPTIRRRRLGAELRRQREAAGITIETVAEQLECSASKISRIETGHTSATPRDVRDMLRIYGVVGAESDELVQIAREARQKGWWHPYSTVLVGAYVGLEAAASSIRAYEQQVVPGLLETEEYAGAMIRAARPDFTPDQVHQRVRVRLGRQSLLTQDDPVDLWVVLDEAVLSRPVGGDAVMRGQLKRLVEVAELPNVTLQVLPFEVGAHAGMDGTFTILSFPEPSDPDVVYAENATGGLFLEKSDELQKYSFIFDHIRAAAIRPEESIAHIAKLAEEPLWKWRPRSSPWT from the coding sequence GTGAGCGAGCGGCGCAGCCCCACCATCCGGCGTCGTCGCCTGGGGGCGGAACTCCGCCGCCAGCGGGAGGCCGCCGGCATCACCATCGAGACGGTCGCCGAGCAGCTCGAGTGTTCGGCCTCCAAGATCTCCCGCATCGAGACCGGCCACACCAGCGCCACCCCGCGCGACGTCCGGGACATGCTCCGGATCTACGGGGTGGTGGGCGCCGAGAGTGACGAGCTGGTGCAGATCGCCCGGGAGGCCCGGCAGAAGGGCTGGTGGCATCCGTACAGCACGGTGCTGGTCGGGGCGTACGTGGGGCTGGAGGCGGCGGCCAGCTCGATCCGGGCGTACGAGCAGCAGGTGGTGCCGGGCCTGCTGGAGACCGAGGAGTACGCGGGGGCGATGATCCGGGCCGCCCGGCCCGACTTCACCCCCGACCAGGTCCACCAGCGGGTGCGTGTCCGTCTGGGCCGTCAGTCGTTGTTGACGCAGGACGATCCGGTCGATCTGTGGGTGGTGCTCGATGAGGCGGTGCTGAGCCGGCCGGTGGGCGGCGACGCGGTGATGCGTGGCCAGCTCAAGCGGCTGGTGGAGGTGGCCGAACTGCCGAACGTGACGTTGCAGGTCCTGCCCTTCGAGGTGGGCGCGCACGCCGGCATGGACGGGACCTTCACGATCCTCAGCTTCCCCGAACCGAGTGATCCCGATGTCGTGTACGCGGAGAACGCCACGGGTGGGCTCTTCCTCGAGAAGAGCGACGAACTGCAGAAGTACAGCTTCATCTTCGATCACATTCGAGCCGCGGCCATACGCCCGGAGGAATCCATCGCACACATCGCAAAACTGGCAGAGGAGCCACTGTGGAAATGGCGACCAAGGAGTTCCCCGTGGACCTGA
- a CDS encoding WecB/TagA/CpsF family glycosyltransferase produces MTTSTKRNVLGVLVDATDYAAATEAVVTAARERRPMALTALAVHGVMTGVLDPAHNARLNSFDVVTPDGQPVRWALNLLHGAGLTDRVYGPELTLRVLARFADEGLPVYLYGSTEETLARLIPALEEKFPALKIAGVEPSKFRQVQPGEDVEIADRIRASGSRLVLVGLGCPRQEVFAYAMRPLLDMPLMAVGAAFDYHAGLLRNPPPWMQRAGLEWFWRLGLEPKRLWRRYVILNPAYLARLAAQKTGLWKATPPAPATERPAGFAV; encoded by the coding sequence ATGACCACCAGCACCAAGCGGAACGTGCTCGGCGTGCTCGTCGACGCGACCGACTACGCCGCGGCCACCGAGGCGGTCGTCACCGCGGCGCGGGAGCGCCGGCCGATGGCGCTGACCGCGCTGGCCGTGCACGGGGTGATGACCGGGGTGCTCGACCCGGCGCACAACGCCCGGCTCAACTCGTTCGACGTGGTCACGCCGGACGGCCAGCCGGTCCGCTGGGCGCTCAACCTGCTGCACGGCGCGGGTCTCACCGACCGGGTGTACGGGCCGGAGCTCACCCTCAGGGTGCTCGCCCGTTTCGCCGACGAGGGGCTGCCGGTCTACCTGTACGGCTCCACCGAGGAGACCCTGGCGCGGCTGATCCCGGCGCTGGAGGAGAAGTTCCCGGCGCTGAAGATCGCCGGCGTCGAGCCGTCGAAGTTCCGCCAGGTGCAGCCCGGCGAGGATGTCGAGATCGCCGACCGGATCAGGGCCAGCGGTTCCCGGCTCGTCCTGGTCGGGCTCGGCTGCCCCCGGCAGGAGGTCTTCGCGTACGCCATGCGACCGCTGCTGGACATGCCGCTGATGGCGGTCGGCGCGGCCTTCGACTACCACGCCGGCCTGCTGCGCAATCCGCCGCCGTGGATGCAGCGCGCCGGGCTGGAGTGGTTCTGGCGGCTCGGCCTGGAGCCGAAGCGGCTCTGGCGGCGGTACGTCATCCTCAACCCGGCCTACCTGGCCCGCCTGGCGGCGCAGAAGACCGGCCTGTGGAAGGCCACCCCGCCGGCTCCGGCCACCGAGCGCCCCGCCGGCTTCGCGGTCTGA
- a CDS encoding FhaA domain-containing protein, which translates to MASGPEEEPVSVLQRFEKRLEGLVEGAFAKVFKGVVHPVEILNAMQREAEAHKAILAGGRTLVPNRYVIDLSPYDHSRLAPYAAALAQELAQSQAEFIGEQAWTVYGDVIVEIERGEGLDTGMFRVTAEVYTGGDVAPVSAPGGYDAGPPAYPAYEQGGGYGPPPGQGGGRNVRLVSGDGRTYPLQMGSTVIGRGDQANLRLPDVGISRRHARLDFDGGQVVLTDLGSTNGTMVNGQRVSAVALNPGDMIQLGTTTLTFRVDG; encoded by the coding sequence ATTGCCTCGGGACCCGAGGAGGAGCCGGTGAGCGTGCTGCAACGCTTCGAGAAGCGTCTGGAAGGCCTGGTCGAGGGGGCCTTCGCCAAGGTCTTCAAGGGGGTTGTCCACCCCGTGGAGATCCTCAACGCCATGCAGCGGGAGGCTGAGGCGCACAAGGCGATCCTGGCCGGTGGGCGCACGCTGGTGCCCAACCGCTACGTGATCGATCTCTCGCCCTACGACCACAGCAGGCTGGCGCCGTACGCCGCCGCGCTGGCCCAGGAGCTGGCCCAGTCGCAGGCGGAGTTCATCGGCGAGCAGGCCTGGACGGTCTACGGCGACGTGATCGTCGAGATCGAGCGCGGCGAGGGGCTGGACACCGGCATGTTCCGGGTCACCGCCGAGGTCTACACCGGCGGCGACGTCGCCCCGGTCTCCGCGCCCGGCGGCTACGACGCCGGCCCGCCGGCGTACCCGGCGTACGAGCAGGGCGGCGGCTACGGCCCCCCGCCCGGCCAGGGCGGCGGCCGCAACGTGCGGCTGGTCTCCGGCGACGGTCGCACCTACCCGCTCCAGATGGGCTCGACGGTGATCGGCCGCGGCGACCAGGCCAACCTGCGCCTGCCCGACGTCGGGATCTCCCGGCGACACGCCCGGCTGGACTTCGACGGCGGCCAGGTCGTGCTGACCGACCTCGGCTCCACCAACGGCACGATGGTCAACGGCCAGCGCGTCTCCGCCGTCGCCCTCAACCCCGGCGACATGATCCAGCTCGGCACGACCACCCTGACCTTCCGCGTGGACGGCTGA
- a CDS encoding FHA domain-containing protein FhaB/FipA has protein sequence MPELVITVARFGFLILLWIFVFTVVGVIRRDLFAGARSGRLVAAPRAVGAPTGQAAKPAKVKRGRAAHQLVVTAGQLAGTRITLGEAQITIGRAEDSTLVITDDYASARHARLVPRDGQWFVEDLGSTNGTYLDRAKVTGPTPVPLGVPIRIGRTSLELRP, from the coding sequence TTGCCGGAACTCGTCATCACCGTCGCCCGGTTCGGGTTCCTCATCCTGCTGTGGATCTTCGTGTTCACGGTGGTCGGCGTCATCCGCCGGGACCTCTTCGCCGGGGCCCGATCGGGTCGGTTGGTGGCCGCGCCGCGCGCGGTCGGCGCCCCGACCGGTCAGGCGGCGAAGCCGGCGAAGGTGAAGCGGGGCAGGGCCGCCCACCAGCTCGTGGTCACCGCCGGCCAGCTGGCCGGCACCCGGATCACCCTCGGCGAAGCCCAGATCACCATCGGGCGCGCCGAGGACTCCACTCTGGTGATCACCGATGACTACGCGTCAGCGCGGCACGCCCGGCTCGTGCCGCGCGACGGGCAGTGGTTCGTCGAGGATCTCGGCTCGACTAACGGCACCTATCTGGATCGCGCTAAGGTCACCGGACCAACCCCCGTCCCCCTCGGCGTGCCGATCCGGATCGGCCGCACTTCTCTCGAATTACGGCCATGA
- a CDS encoding NAD-dependent epimerase/dehydratase family protein, translating to MSVALVTGSGGLIGSEAVRHFAGLGLDVVGIDNDMRQEFFGAEASTAWNVRRLTDELRSAYSHHSIDIRDRDALAKLFARYGRDIAVVIHTAAQPSHDWAVRDPFTDFDVNAGGTLNVLQNVREHCIEAPVIHCSTNKVYGDRPNSLPLVELETRWEIEPGHPYEQGIREDMSIDACLHSVFGASKVAADVMVQEYGRYFGMKTACFRGGTLTGPAHSATELHGFLGYVMRANMERRTYKIFGYQGKQVRDAIHSSDVVSAFEAFFRNPRSAAVYNLGGGRHSNTSNREAFALAGQITGHEMITEYVEANRIGDHKWWIGSNEAFQADYPDWKQVYDVPMIMREIYEANVDKWVPQA from the coding sequence GTGAGTGTCGCGTTGGTGACCGGTTCGGGCGGTCTCATCGGCTCCGAGGCGGTCCGGCACTTCGCCGGCCTCGGTCTCGACGTGGTCGGCATCGACAACGACATGCGTCAGGAGTTCTTCGGCGCCGAGGCGTCGACCGCCTGGAACGTCCGCCGGCTGACCGACGAGCTGCGCTCGGCGTACTCGCACCACAGCATCGACATCCGGGACCGGGACGCGCTGGCGAAGCTCTTCGCCCGGTACGGCCGGGACATCGCCGTGGTGATCCACACCGCCGCGCAGCCGTCGCACGACTGGGCCGTCCGGGACCCGTTCACCGACTTCGACGTGAACGCCGGCGGCACCCTCAACGTGCTGCAGAACGTCCGCGAGCACTGCATCGAGGCACCGGTGATCCACTGCTCGACCAACAAGGTCTACGGCGACCGGCCGAACAGCCTCCCGCTGGTCGAGCTGGAGACGCGCTGGGAGATCGAGCCGGGGCACCCGTACGAGCAGGGCATCCGCGAGGACATGTCGATCGACGCCTGCCTGCACTCGGTCTTCGGCGCCTCGAAGGTCGCGGCCGACGTGATGGTCCAGGAGTATGGCCGCTACTTCGGCATGAAGACCGCCTGCTTCCGGGGCGGCACGCTGACCGGCCCGGCGCACTCGGCCACGGAGCTGCACGGCTTCCTCGGGTACGTGATGCGGGCGAACATGGAGCGCCGGACGTACAAGATCTTCGGCTACCAGGGCAAGCAGGTCCGGGACGCCATCCACAGCTCGGACGTGGTCTCCGCGTTCGAGGCGTTCTTCCGCAACCCGCGCTCGGCGGCGGTCTACAACCTGGGCGGCGGCCGGCACTCCAACACCTCCAACCGGGAGGCGTTCGCGCTGGCCGGGCAGATCACCGGCCACGAGATGATCACGGAGTACGTCGAGGCGAACCGGATCGGCGACCACAAGTGGTGGATCGGCTCGAACGAGGCGTTCCAGGCCGACTACCCGGACTGGAAGCAGGTCTACGACGTGCCGATGATCATGCGGGAGATCTACGAGGCCAACGTGGACAAGTGGGTGCCGCAGGCATGA
- a CDS encoding YceI family protein, with protein sequence MTSSTESVTRDWEGLTIPAAGTYLLDAAHKRVGFVARHMMVSKVRGEFADATATITIAEDPMESSVTATIQAASIHTAMADRDAHLRSGDFLDVEKFPTLEFRSTGVKSRNGNEFILAGELTIKDVTRPVELEVEFEGVGRSPFGQDIFGFSASTEIDREAFGLTWNVALETGGVLVGKKIKIEIEGEAVRQA encoded by the coding sequence ATGACCAGCAGCACCGAATCGGTTACCCGCGACTGGGAGGGTCTGACCATCCCGGCTGCCGGCACCTACCTGCTGGACGCGGCTCACAAGCGGGTCGGGTTCGTCGCCCGTCACATGATGGTCAGCAAGGTGCGTGGCGAGTTCGCGGACGCGACCGCCACGATCACCATCGCGGAGGACCCGATGGAGTCCTCCGTCACCGCCACCATCCAGGCGGCCAGCATCCACACGGCAATGGCCGACCGTGACGCGCACCTGCGCAGCGGGGACTTCCTGGACGTGGAGAAGTTCCCGACGCTGGAGTTCCGCAGCACCGGTGTGAAGTCCCGGAACGGGAACGAGTTCATCCTCGCCGGCGAGCTGACCATCAAGGACGTCACCCGTCCGGTCGAGCTGGAGGTCGAGTTCGAGGGTGTCGGCCGCAGCCCGTTCGGTCAGGACATCTTCGGCTTCTCCGCGAGCACCGAGATCGACCGCGAGGCCTTCGGTCTCACCTGGAACGTCGCCCTGGAGACCGGCGGCGTCCTGGTCGGCAAGAAGATCAAGATCGAGATCGAGGGCGAGGCCGTCCGCCAGGCCTGA
- a CDS encoding PASTA domain-containing protein translates to MTNGYPERQGSPGPADQGPDRVRLLLGGGLAVVLLAVIGASGGWILAGGDSGPADRPVAAATTAPAPTGATPTTEAPRSTPPVTRTTTAAGGLTVPVLVGVDFEDARRQLHERKLGWRLVFGAGAGRNVERTSPEPGTPVRRGVTVTLWVAGPAPAVAVPDLVGDDCDDAADDLVEAGLYPRYRTGRRGTVTVQDPAAGAAARWNDPVALVCGAPPSTPPASPAPTP, encoded by the coding sequence ATGACAAACGGGTACCCGGAGCGGCAGGGCTCACCCGGGCCGGCTGACCAGGGGCCGGACCGGGTCAGGCTGCTGCTCGGCGGCGGCCTCGCGGTGGTGCTGCTGGCCGTGATCGGCGCCAGCGGCGGCTGGATCCTCGCCGGTGGCGACTCCGGTCCGGCCGACCGGCCCGTCGCGGCGGCGACCACCGCGCCGGCCCCGACCGGGGCGACGCCGACCACCGAGGCGCCCCGCAGCACGCCCCCGGTGACCCGGACGACCACCGCGGCCGGCGGGCTGACGGTGCCGGTGCTGGTCGGCGTCGACTTCGAGGACGCCCGCCGGCAGTTGCACGAGCGGAAGCTCGGCTGGCGGCTGGTCTTCGGCGCGGGCGCCGGCCGGAACGTCGAGCGCACCTCGCCGGAGCCCGGTACGCCGGTGCGGCGGGGCGTCACCGTCACCCTCTGGGTGGCCGGGCCGGCGCCGGCCGTGGCCGTACCGGACCTGGTCGGCGACGACTGCGACGACGCCGCGGACGACCTGGTCGAGGCGGGCCTCTACCCGCGCTACCGCACCGGGCGGCGCGGCACCGTCACCGTGCAGGATCCGGCCGCCGGCGCCGCAGCCCGGTGGAACGACCCGGTCGCCCTCGTCTGCGGCGCCCCGCCGTCGACCCCGCCGGCCAGTCCCGCACCGACCCCCTGA
- a CDS encoding S8 family peptidase produces the protein MGLPHRSVLVGVATLTMLAAASPALAAEPTGVIRAAGGTTAVADSYIVVLKDSAVAPSRVADTARRLTARHGGSVARTWRAALRGFEIRVGAPAAARIAADPAVAFVEQNHTVTISGTQTNPPSWGLDRIDQRNLPLNSSYTYPNTASNVRAYIIDTGVLFGHNDFGGRAVSGFDAVDGGSADDCNGHGTHVAGTVGGSSYGVAKGVQIVGVRVLNCQGSGTNAQVVSGIDWVTANAVKPAVVNMSLGGSANSSIDTAVTNSINSGITYAVAAGNGDIFGNRQNACNYSPARVASAITVGATQNNDAAASFSNYGTCVDILAPGVNITSAWYTGNSATNTISGTSMASPHVAGAAALVLSTNPSWSPQQVRDSLVNNATPNVVTNVGTGTPNRLLYVVNGSTPPPTNDFSVSVSPTSGSTAPGGSVSATVATATTSGSAQSVSLSASGLPAGATASFNPATVTSGGSSSLTITTSASTPAGTYAVTISGTAASGTKTATYSLTVTGTGGCTGAGQKLANPGFESGNTGWTATSGVIGQHGASGQPPRSGTWNAWLDGYGSSHTDTLAQSVALPAGCSSYSLSFWLHIDTAETTTSTAYDTLRVQVLNSSGSVLATLATYSNLNKNTGYAQRSFNLGAYAGQTLQIKFIGVEDWSLQTSFVIDDTALNVS, from the coding sequence ATGGGTCTCCCACACAGGTCCGTACTCGTCGGCGTGGCCACCCTGACGATGCTCGCGGCGGCCAGCCCCGCGCTGGCCGCCGAACCGACCGGCGTGATCCGGGCCGCCGGCGGCACCACCGCGGTGGCCGACAGCTACATCGTCGTGCTGAAGGACAGTGCCGTCGCCCCCAGCCGGGTCGCCGACACCGCGCGGCGGCTGACCGCCCGGCACGGCGGCAGCGTCGCTCGCACCTGGCGCGCCGCGCTGCGCGGCTTCGAGATCCGGGTCGGCGCGCCGGCCGCCGCCCGGATCGCCGCCGACCCCGCCGTCGCGTTCGTCGAGCAGAATCACACCGTTACGATCTCCGGCACCCAGACCAACCCGCCGTCCTGGGGCCTGGACCGGATCGACCAGCGCAACCTGCCGCTGAACAGCTCGTACACCTACCCGAACACGGCGAGCAACGTGCGCGCCTACATCATCGACACCGGCGTGCTGTTCGGGCACAACGACTTCGGCGGCCGGGCGGTCTCCGGCTTCGACGCCGTGGACGGCGGCTCCGCCGACGACTGCAACGGCCACGGCACGCACGTCGCGGGCACCGTGGGCGGCTCCTCGTACGGGGTGGCCAAGGGCGTGCAGATCGTCGGCGTCCGGGTGCTCAACTGCCAGGGCAGCGGCACCAACGCCCAAGTGGTGTCCGGTATCGACTGGGTCACCGCGAACGCGGTCAAGCCGGCGGTGGTGAACATGAGCCTCGGTGGCTCCGCCAACAGCTCGATCGACACCGCGGTCACCAACTCCATCAACTCCGGCATCACCTACGCGGTGGCGGCCGGCAACGGCGACATCTTCGGCAACCGGCAGAACGCCTGCAACTACTCCCCAGCCCGGGTCGCGTCGGCGATCACCGTCGGCGCCACGCAGAACAACGACGCCGCCGCGAGCTTCTCCAACTACGGCACCTGCGTCGACATCCTGGCGCCGGGCGTCAACATCACCTCCGCCTGGTACACCGGCAACAGCGCGACGAACACCATCAGCGGCACGTCGATGGCGTCGCCGCACGTCGCCGGCGCCGCGGCGCTCGTGCTCTCGACGAACCCGTCATGGAGCCCGCAGCAGGTGCGGGACAGCCTGGTCAACAACGCCACCCCGAACGTGGTGACCAACGTGGGCACCGGCACCCCGAACCGGCTGCTCTACGTGGTCAACGGCAGCACCCCGCCGCCGACCAACGACTTCTCCGTCTCGGTGTCGCCCACCTCCGGCTCCACCGCCCCCGGCGGCTCGGTGAGCGCCACCGTCGCCACGGCCACCACCAGCGGCTCGGCCCAGTCGGTCAGCCTCTCGGCCAGCGGCCTGCCGGCCGGCGCCACCGCCTCGTTCAACCCGGCGACGGTGACCTCCGGCGGCTCGTCCAGCCTCACCATCACCACTTCGGCAAGCACCCCGGCCGGCACGTACGCCGTGACCATCAGTGGCACGGCGGCCTCGGGGACGAAGACGGCGACGTACTCGCTCACCGTGACCGGCACCGGTGGCTGCACCGGCGCCGGTCAAAAGCTGGCCAACCCGGGCTTCGAGTCCGGTAACACCGGGTGGACCGCCACCTCCGGCGTGATCGGCCAGCACGGCGCGTCCGGCCAGCCGCCCCGCTCCGGCACCTGGAACGCCTGGCTGGACGGCTACGGCAGCTCGCACACCGACACGCTGGCCCAGTCGGTCGCCCTGCCGGCCGGCTGCTCGTCGTACAGCCTGAGCTTCTGGCTGCACATCGACACCGCCGAGACCACCACCAGCACGGCGTACGACACGCTGCGGGTGCAGGTGCTCAACAGCAGCGGTTCGGTGCTGGCGACGCTCGCCACCTACTCGAACCTGAACAAGAACACCGGCTACGCGCAGCGGTCGTTCAACCTGGGCGCCTACGCCGGGCAGACGTTACAGATCAAGTTCATCGGGGTGGAGGACTGGTCCCTGCAGACCTCGTTCGTCATCGACGACACCGCGCTGAACGTCTCCTGA
- a CDS encoding DUF397 domain-containing protein, which produces MATKEFPVDLTQATWFKSSKSGPNCDNCVEVAYVTGAVGVRDSKDKTGPALVFAPGDWHAFVAGARDGVFARA; this is translated from the coding sequence ATGGCGACCAAGGAGTTCCCCGTGGACCTGACGCAGGCAACCTGGTTCAAGAGCTCCAAGAGCGGACCGAACTGTGACAACTGCGTTGAGGTCGCGTACGTGACCGGGGCGGTCGGCGTCCGGGACTCGAAGGACAAGACGGGCCCGGCCCTGGTCTTCGCCCCGGGTGACTGGCACGCCTTCGTCGCCGGTGCCAGGGACGGTGTGTTCGCCCGGGCCTGA
- a CDS encoding PASTA domain-containing protein codes for MSDDRQEPPAGDDADATRALPPDHAAGGTDADATRALPPDRAAGGEDADATRRLPPTGDRSAGQEPGDTSARQQPVDRTAPIPAAWSGRAGVPPPRPVGYQEAGAEWYTEEQAGRRWWMPILLGILALLLIALIGVGVWLALRAADRGPGPSPSLTPAPTTAPATTAAPTSAAPSTEPPTTPPTPTAAAPVPMPPLVGLPEAAARAALDRLGVDYRVVSRTSDRPAGTVIETDPAPGEAISEGDQVTVVVAEAAAPTTGAGTPTPGPSASGTP; via the coding sequence ATGAGCGACGACCGCCAGGAACCACCCGCCGGGGACGACGCCGACGCGACCCGCGCGCTGCCGCCGGACCACGCCGCCGGCGGGACGGACGCCGATGCCACCCGCGCGCTGCCGCCGGACCGCGCCGCCGGTGGGGAGGACGCCGACGCCACGCGGAGGCTGCCACCGACCGGTGACCGGAGCGCGGGGCAGGAGCCCGGGGACACCAGCGCCCGGCAGCAGCCCGTCGACCGGACGGCGCCCATCCCGGCGGCCTGGTCCGGGCGCGCCGGGGTTCCGCCGCCCCGGCCGGTCGGCTACCAGGAGGCCGGCGCCGAGTGGTACACCGAGGAGCAGGCCGGCCGACGCTGGTGGATGCCGATCCTGCTGGGCATCCTCGCCCTGCTGCTGATCGCGCTGATCGGGGTGGGCGTCTGGCTGGCACTGCGGGCGGCGGACCGGGGCCCCGGGCCGTCGCCCTCGCTCACGCCCGCGCCGACCACCGCCCCGGCGACCACCGCCGCGCCGACCTCGGCGGCCCCGAGCACCGAGCCGCCGACCACCCCGCCCACCCCCACCGCCGCGGCCCCGGTGCCGATGCCGCCGCTGGTGGGGCTGCCGGAGGCGGCCGCCCGGGCGGCCCTCGACCGGTTGGGCGTGGACTACCGGGTGGTCAGCCGGACGTCGGACCGACCGGCCGGCACGGTGATCGAGACCGACCCGGCCCCCGGCGAGGCGATCTCCGAGGGTGACCAGGTCACCGTCGTGGTCGCCGAGGCCGCGGCCCCGACGACCGGCGCCGGCACTCCCACGCCCGGCCCCTCGGCCAGCGGAACCCCCTGA
- a CDS encoding glutamate--cysteine ligase has translation MGRDVEQGAFSREDRVRYRQKVRRCLDVFALMLDDFGFDADRPMTGLEIELNLVDSAAEPAMRNDQILADIADPLFQTELGQFNLELNAPPRLIEGGGFADYEQDLRSSLSRADERAAKSDAKIVLVGILPTLTERHLVADNLSTNERYRVLNDQIVGARGEDIELDIRGVERLQTHTDSIAPEAACTSLQFHLQVAPDSFADYWNASQAIAGVQVAIGANSPFLYGRQLWAETRIALFGQATDTRPDELKAQGVRPRVWFGERWITSIFDLFEENVRYFPPLLPICGDEDPVEVLHAGGVPELSELRLHNGTVYRWNRPVYDIMNGRPHLRVENRVLPAGPTVVDMLANAAFYFGLARGLAESDRPIWSQLTFSSAEENFHAAARRGMDAVLHWPRLGEVPVTKLVLDVLLPKAAQGLDRFGVAPAERDRLLGIIEHRCRTGRNGAVWQTEAVWAAERHRGMDRDAALHHMLQRYAELQRGNEPVHTWPVD, from the coding sequence ATGGGCAGGGACGTCGAGCAGGGCGCCTTCTCCCGGGAGGACCGGGTCCGCTACCGGCAGAAGGTCCGGCGGTGCCTGGACGTCTTCGCGCTGATGCTGGACGACTTCGGGTTCGACGCCGACCGCCCGATGACCGGGCTGGAGATCGAGCTCAACCTGGTCGACTCGGCCGCCGAGCCGGCCATGCGCAACGACCAGATCCTCGCCGACATCGCCGACCCGCTCTTCCAGACCGAGCTGGGGCAGTTCAACCTGGAGCTGAACGCCCCACCCCGGCTCATCGAGGGCGGCGGCTTCGCCGACTACGAGCAGGACCTGCGCAGCAGCCTCAGCCGCGCCGACGAACGCGCGGCGAAGTCGGACGCCAAGATCGTCCTGGTGGGCATCCTGCCCACCCTCACCGAACGCCACCTGGTGGCCGACAACCTCTCCACCAACGAGCGCTACCGGGTGCTCAACGACCAGATCGTCGGCGCCCGGGGCGAGGACATCGAGCTGGACATCCGCGGGGTCGAGCGGCTCCAGACGCACACCGACTCGATCGCCCCCGAGGCCGCCTGCACCAGCCTCCAGTTCCACCTCCAGGTCGCGCCGGACAGCTTCGCCGACTACTGGAACGCCTCCCAGGCGATCGCCGGGGTGCAGGTCGCGATCGGCGCCAACTCGCCGTTCCTCTACGGCCGGCAGCTCTGGGCGGAGACCCGGATCGCCCTCTTCGGACAGGCCACCGACACCCGCCCGGACGAGCTCAAGGCGCAGGGCGTACGGCCCCGGGTGTGGTTCGGCGAGCGGTGGATCACCTCGATCTTCGACCTCTTCGAGGAGAACGTCCGGTACTTCCCGCCGCTGCTGCCGATCTGCGGGGACGAGGACCCGGTCGAGGTGCTGCACGCCGGCGGGGTGCCCGAGCTGAGCGAGCTGCGGCTGCACAACGGGACCGTCTACCGCTGGAACCGGCCGGTCTACGACATCATGAACGGCCGCCCGCACCTGCGGGTGGAGAACCGGGTGCTGCCCGCCGGCCCGACGGTGGTGGACATGCTGGCCAACGCCGCCTTCTACTTCGGGCTGGCCCGGGGGCTGGCCGAGTCGGACCGGCCGATCTGGAGCCAGCTCACCTTCAGCTCGGCCGAGGAGAACTTCCACGCCGCCGCCCGCCGCGGCATGGACGCCGTGCTGCACTGGCCCCGGCTGGGTGAGGTCCCCGTGACCAAGCTGGTGCTCGACGTCCTGCTGCCGAAGGCCGCCCAGGGGCTGGACCGGTTCGGCGTCGCCCCGGCCGAGCGGGACCGGCTGCTCGGCATCATCGAGCACCGCTGCCGTACCGGCCGCAACGGGGCGGTCTGGCAGACCGAGGCCGTCTGGGCGGCCGAGCGGCACCGGGGCATGGACCGGGACGCCGCGCTGCACCACATGCTCCAGCGCTACGCCGAGCTGCAGCGCGGCAACGAGCCCGTGCACACCTGGCCGGTCGACTGA
- a CDS encoding MarR family winged helix-turn-helix transcriptional regulator, which translates to MDENVFDDPRITAVGLFYEVHAGLTTRFAAQFEEHGLSPVEFEVLTRLARSPGNQLRMTDLAAQTSLSTSGVTRVVDRMERDGLLCRQACPSDRRSSYAVITGAGLARLDETLPGHLRIIEEWFTGQLEPDALAALLDGLRRIRDAVHPCATAGSSGSGPAEVPAETAC; encoded by the coding sequence GTGGACGAGAACGTGTTCGACGACCCCCGGATCACCGCCGTCGGCCTCTTCTACGAGGTGCACGCCGGCCTGACGACCCGGTTCGCCGCCCAGTTCGAGGAGCACGGCCTCTCCCCGGTCGAGTTCGAGGTGCTGACCCGACTCGCCCGCTCGCCCGGCAACCAGCTGCGGATGACCGACCTCGCGGCGCAGACCTCCCTCTCCACCAGCGGGGTGACCCGGGTGGTCGACCGGATGGAGCGCGACGGCCTGCTCTGCCGCCAGGCCTGCCCCTCCGACCGGCGCAGCTCCTACGCGGTGATCACCGGCGCCGGCCTGGCCCGGCTGGACGAGACCCTCCCCGGGCACCTGCGGATCATCGAGGAGTGGTTCACCGGACAGCTCGAACCGGACGCGCTGGCGGCCCTCCTCGACGGCCTGCGCCGGATCCGCGACGCGGTGCACCCGTGCGCGACCGCGGGGAGCTCCGGTTCCGGGCCGGCCGAGGTGCCGGCGGAGACCGCCTGCTGA